The following are encoded in a window of Sebastes umbrosus isolate fSebUmb1 chromosome 7, fSebUmb1.pri, whole genome shotgun sequence genomic DNA:
- the zc3h4 gene encoding zinc finger CCCH domain-containing protein 4, with the protein MAVESMTVHPNSPTTNHEHNSLLTDERPEDGELEEGELEDDGGEVEEEEVGGGTSVAAAAGGGGGGGGGGGGGGGGGGGGGGDGGDEAGGGGEAVGEGAAERPQRSKERSSNSDEERSHRRKRKRKKEREREREKRRSKKKRKSKHKRHASSDDEHSDFSDDSDYSPSEKRKYREYSPQYPPPPHGGYGGPKKGSYMKMDKQGYGGYDDFEEENFEGEEEEEMVEEDYDDFTKELNQYRKAKEGGGGRGRGGKGRMKNLRGRGGMRGGRRGRGGSRGRGGRGGGGGGGLGGLGGGGGLGGGGGGGGKMGGDNDDGDGYGEEMEYGDDDYDNMGDDDYDEYSKELNQYKKGKDRGRGGKGGRGRGRGKGGRGMLRGGRGRNRGRGRGDMGNDDDNNGDMDNGDGGGGGDGPGLGRRNHNDKHQDKKGKAICKYYIEGRCTWGDHCNFSHDIELPKKKELCKFYITGFCARADHCPYMHGEFPCKLFHTTGNCVNGDECMFSHDALNDDTQDLLNKMLAEDAEAGAEDEKEVEELKKQGINPLPKPPPGVGLLPTPPRPVPVDTNTGGGDFSGPSPAEFGGLSGPNLVPLGNKVPSGQGPVPGPNPCVGPPLHPPDGSPFQGGPPNLSCPPPHMGPPPPCGGGGGGGGGGKKIPSLFEIKVQPTGQLAHKLAVRGQTPSGNQGQTAAPGPQGPPGGPPPCFPTPPGMMPPDMQNMGPNLGMNQGPPNIGPGGPPMMGGFGDGPPHGGPHPPGPPPNFFNNFFNQQDSMKMEGVVQEGDNYQGFGGMDERGGPGKHGNKSGGQEGSANGASAKQGGMSVPDFLPPAQRVLFMRIQQKQQEEERARRMAEGGSERSRDTEGDSGNWYSSEDEDGGGSVTSILKTLRQQTQAPQKPDGPLGDPRLQKASPAHAPARPADPRLARDPRLTRAGDSAQLSDPTHSMPALTGPPADPRLARLAAAGSAGSSSHSPPALKPEPPLVYKPPPLTTPAVEEEETERALRDKPVPIPLDPLMGMALRDPRSQLQQFSHIKKDIVLHMPAFAKTITWSPEDLLPLPLPKQDLLPLPPGIPPVSSIDPRVARAQQSLQTSLPHSQPPPVQPPPSSLDPPGPSSSSSSSLPDFELLSRILKTVNSSPSQTPSPPLLPSPVPPLSLLGPPPPMPPPPAEKPLDPRVSRKGPLDPRLQPQKSALKQPSDPVPPPVPSTSPATTSSSSPPTIAPYDPRLLSSGGAGRGVGAGAPGGASVLSTISLYDPRTNKPGSPGISSGSNNSPNSASTESKPSDPPAVKPKSKEPLFVRKSALDQPEPEKSAEQGTDRYNSYNRPRPKPAPSPNSAAQGGPAAAAAGGQGAPGAAGDQGPAGVHNLPVATLFGSVKQAAKPGGTGSPFGGNSPVQPDQATTEQDNASLKDVFKGFDPTASPFCQ; encoded by the exons ATGGCTGTGGAAAGCATGACTGTCCATCCAAACTCCCCAACTACCAACCACGAACACAACAGTCTCCTGACTGACGAAAG GCCAGAAGATGGAGAGCTGGAGGAGGGCGAGCTGGAAGATGATGGGGGagaagtggaggaggaagaggttgGTGGAGGTACGTccgtggcagcagcagcaggaggaggaggaggtggaggcggaggaggaggaggaggaggaggaggaggaggaggaggaggcggagatGGCGGTGATGAAGCAGGCGGAGGAGGTGAAGCAGTAGGGGAAGGGGCCGCGGAGAGGCCTCAGCGTAGTAAGGAGCGCAGCAGCAATTCGGATGAAGAGAGATCCCACCGTcgcaagaggaagaggaagaaagagagggagcgagaaCGGGAGAAGAGGAGGTCCAAGAAGAAACGCAAATCCAAACACAAA CGTCATGCATCCTCCGATGACGAACACTCGGACTTCAGTGATGACTCTGACTACAGTCCCAGTGAGAAGAGGAAGTACAGAGAGTACAGCCCTCAGTACCCCCCTCCT CCTCATGGGGGCTACGGCGGCCCAAAGAAGGGCAGCTACATGAAGATGGACAAGCAGGGCTACGGAGGCTACGATGACTTTGAAGAGGAAAACTttgagggagaggaagaggaggaaatggTGGAGGAAGACTATGACGACTTCACCAAGGAGCTCAACCAGTACCGTAAGGCCAAGGAGGGAGGAGGCGGCCGCGGACGAG ggGGCAAAGGTCGCATGAAGAACCTAAGAGGACGTGGAGGAatgaggggagggaggaggggaagaggaggaagcagaggaagaggaggtcgaggcggaggaggaggaggaggattaggaggattaggaggaggaggaggattaggaggaggaggaggaggaggaggaaagatggGAGGAGACAACGACGATGGAGACGGCTATGGAGAAGAGATGGAG TATGGAGATGATGACTATGACAACATGGGGGATGATGACTACGATGAGTACTCTAAAGAACTCAATCAGTACAAGAAGGGCAAAGACAGAGGCAGAG ggGGTAAAGGTGGCCGCGGGCGAGGGAGGGGTAAAGGAGGACGGGGTATGCTCAGAGGAGGAAGGGGTCGAAACCGCGGGAGAGGAAGAGGCGACATGGGCAACGATGACGACAACAACGGGGACATGGACAACGGG GACGGAGGTGGAGGAGGCGATGGACCAGGACTCGGGAGGAGGAATCATAATGATAAGCACCAGGATAAGAAAGGAAAGGCCATCTGCAAGTACTACATCGAGGGACGATGCACCTGG GGGGACCACTGCAACTTCAGCCACGACATTGAGCTGCCCAAGAAGAAGGAGCTGTGCAAGTTCTACATCACCGGATTTTGTGCCCGAGCCGACCACTGTCCTTACATGCATG GTGAATTCCCCTGTAAGCTGTTCCACACCACGGGGAACTGTGTCAACGGCGACGAATGCATGTTCTCACATGACGCCCTCAATGATGACACGCAGGACCTGCTCAACAAG aTGCTGGCAGAGGACGCAGAGGCCGGAGCTGAGGAtgagaaggaggtggaggagctgaagaagcAGGGGATCAACCCTCTCCCCAAACCCCCTCCTGGAGTCGGCCTCCTCCCCACTCCTCCTCGGCCTGTTCCTGTAGACACCAACACCGGGGGTGGGGATTTCAGCGGGCCATCGCCGGCTGAATTTGGGGGTCTTTCTGGACCTAACCTAGTGCCCCTCGGCAACAAAGTTCCCTCAGGACAGGGGCCTGTTCCCGGGCCTAACCCGTGTGTTGGAccacctctccatcctcctgacGGAAGTCCCTTCCAAGGCGGGCCCCCAAATCTCAGTTGCCCTCCTCCCCACATGGGCCCCCCACCTCcttgtggtggaggtggaggtggaggcggCGGGGGGAAGAAGATCCCCTCATTGTTTGAGATTAAAGTTCAGCCGACGGGACAGCTGGCTCATAAACTGGCCGTCAG GGGCCAGACTCCCAgtggcaaccagggtcagactGCAGCACCTGGACCCCAAGGTCCCCCTGGTGGTCCTCCCCCCTGCTTCCCTACTCCTCCAGGCATGATGCCCCCCGACATGCAGAACATGGGCCCCAACCTCGGGATGAACCAGGGGCCCCCCAACATAGGCCCCGGCGGACCGCCCATGATGGGAGGATTTGGTGACGGCCCTCCACATGGAGGTCCTCATCCTCCAGGTCCTCCTCCGAACTTCTTTAATAACTTCTTCAATCAGCAGGACAGTATGAAGATGGAGGGAGTGGTGCAAGAAG GTGACAACTACCAGGGTTTTGGTGGTatggatgagagaggaggaccAGGGAAACATGGAAACAAATCAGGTGGCCAAGAAGGCTCTGCTAACGGAGCGTCAGCCAAACAGGGAGGGATGTCTGTGCCTGACTTCCTGCCTCCGGCGCAGCGCGTCCTGTTCATGAGGATCcaacagaagcagcaggaagAAGAAAGAGCTCGCCGGATGGCCGAGGGAGGATCAGAGAGGAGTAGAGACACTGAAG GTGACTCAGGGAACTGGTACTCcagtgaggatgaggatggtgGTGGTAGCGTGACCTCCATCTTGAAGACGCTCCGTCAGCAGACCCAAGCTCCTCAAAAGCCTGACGGCCCCCTGGGCGACCCTCGTCTCCAGAAGGCCTCCCCTGCCCACGCTCCGGCTCGGCCGGCCGACCCCCGCTTGGCTCGGGACCCACGCCTGACGCGTGCTGGCGACTCGGCTCAACTCTCCGACCCCACCCACTCCATGCCCGCTCTAACAGGACCGCCTGCAGACCCCAGGTTAGCCCGGCTCGCTGCTGCTGGCTCAGCGGGATCCAGCTCCCACTCGCCTCCTGCTCTTAAACCAGAGCCTCCTCTGGTCTACAAGCCCCCACCGCTTACAACCCCggcagtggaggaggaggagacggagcgGGCTCTACGGGACAAACCGGTGCCGATTCCTCTGGACCCGCTCATGGGTATGGCTCTGAGAGACCCGCGCTCACAGCTGCAGCAGTTCAGCCACATCAAGAAGGATATTGTTCTCCACATGCCGGCCTTCGCCAAAACCATCACCTGGTCGCCTGAGGatctccttcctctccccctccccaAGCAGGACCTCCTTCCCCTCCCACCAGGCATCCCTCCCGTCTCCTCCATAGACCCACGTGTGGCCCGCGCTCAGCAGTCGCTCCAAACGTCGCTCCCTCACTCACAGCCTCCTCCCGTTcagcctcctccctcctccttggACCCCCCTggtccctcttcctcctcctcctcctccctcccagaCTTTGAACTGCTGTCTCGTATCCTGAAGACTGTCAACTCCAGCCCGTCCCAgactccctcccctcctctcctacCCTCCCCTGTTCCCCCTCTGTCGCTGCTGGGTCCTCCTCCCCCAATGCCTCCCCCACCTGCAGAAAAGCCTCTTGACCCCCGTGTGTCCCGTAAAGGCCCCTTAGACCCCCGTCTCCAGCCCCAGAAGTCAGCACTGAAGCAACCATCAGACCCTGTGCCCCCTCCTGTCCCCTCCACATCTCCAGCAACAACATCTAGCTCCTCTCCCCCCACCATCGCCCCCTACGACCCAAGGCTGCTCTCCTCAGGGGGGGCAGGCCGCGGTGTGGGAGCCGGGGCACCAGGGGGCGCCAGTGTGCTGAGCACCATTAGTCTCTATGACCCTCGGACTAACAAACCAGGCAGCCCTGGTATCAGCAGTGGCTCTAACAACTCCCCCAACTCAGCCAGCACAGAGTCCAAACCCAGTGACCCCCCGGCGGTTAAACCCAAGTCCAAGGAGCCCCTTTTTGTTCGGAAGTCTGCGTTGGATCAACCAGAGCCGGAAAAAAGTGCAGAGCAAGGAACGGATCGATACAACAGCTATAACAGGCCCCGGCCCAAACCTGCACCCTCGCCCAACTCCGCGGCGCAGGGAGGGCCCGCTGCAGCCGCCGCTGGAGGTCAGGGTGCTCCCGGAGCTGCTGGGGATCAGGGGCCTGCCGGCGTCCACAACCTACCAGTGGCCACTTTGTTTGGCTCGGTGAAGCAGGCGGCCAAGCCCGGCGGCACGGGCAGCCCCTTTGGAGGCAACAGTCCGGTGCAGCCGGACCAGGCGACCACGGAGCAGGACAACGCCTCGCTGAAGGACGTTTTCAAAGGCTTTGACCCCACAGCCTCGCCCTTCTGCCAGTGA